A single genomic interval of Gallus gallus isolate bGalGal1 chromosome 10, bGalGal1.mat.broiler.GRCg7b, whole genome shotgun sequence harbors:
- the MESDC2 gene encoding LRP chaperone MESD precursor: MAAAARWAALGLALWLCAAAHAEEPEGKRRAGPAKKKDIRDYNDADMARLLEQWEKDDDIEEGDLPEHKRPPAPIDFSKIDPGKPESILKLTKKGKTLMMFVTVSGNPTEKETEEITSLWQGSLFNANYDVQRFIVGSNRAIFMLRDGGYAWEIKDFLISQERCADVTLEGQVYPGKGADGSEKGRNKTKPEKAKKKKDAEKSKSSHEDNRATKQREDL, from the exons atggcggcggccgCGCGTTGGGCCGCGCTGGGCCTGGCGTTATGGCTGTGCGCGGCGGCCCACGCCGAGGAGCCGGAGGGGAAGCGACGGGCGGGGCCGGCCAAGAAGAAAGACATTCGGGACTACAACGACGCGGACATGGCCCggctgctggagcagtgggAG AAAGATGATGACATTGAGGAGGGGGATCTTCCTGAACACAAGAGGCCTCCGGCACCAATAGATTTCTCAAAAATTGATCCAGGCAAGCCTGAAAGTATCCtgaaactgacaaaaaaagGGAAGACTTTGATGATGTTTGTCACAGTGTCAGGAAATCCCACggaaaaagagacagaagaaattaCTAGCTTGTGGCAGGGCAGTCTCTTCAATGCAAACTATGATGTACAAAG GTTTATTGTTGGCTCCAATCGTGCAATCTTTATGCTTCGTGATGGCGGTTATGCCTGGGAGATCAAAGACTTCCTGATAAGTCAAGAAAGGTGTGCGGATGTTACTCTGGAAGGCCAGGTTTATCCGGGCAAAGGAGCGGATGGaagtgagaaaggaaggaacaaaaccaaacctgaGAAAgcgaagaagaaaaaagacgCAGAGAAATCTAAAAGCAGCCATGAGGACAACCGTGCAACCAAACAGAGAGAGGATCTATGA